In Schistocerca americana isolate TAMUIC-IGC-003095 chromosome 7, iqSchAmer2.1, whole genome shotgun sequence, a single genomic region encodes these proteins:
- the LOC124622451 gene encoding proteasome maturation protein has protein sequence MSFGLPSVKPKPSAAGKFEIQEGHYGVPDPMVYGLAATKEKLVPSHPLEESESNYAANELRMSMQMMQNLQGLQGPLKFAMELRAARRVGHLPFLPSSNLMYDTLTGRDDRIGFEDILNIEEFREEMAQPHLLLEKLWDK, from the exons ATG AGTTTTGGCTTGCCATCTGTGAAACCTAAGCCTTCTGCAGCAGGGAAGTTCGAAATCCAGGAAGGCCATTATGGAGTTCCGGATCCAATGGTCTACGG ACTTgctgcaacaaaagaaaaattagttccTTCACATCCTTTGGAAGAATCTGAAAGTAAT TATGCTGCCAACGAGCTCCGCATGTCGATGCAGATGATGCAGAACTTGCAAGGCCTGCAGGGGCCGCTGAAGTTTGCGATGGAGCTGCGTGCTGCACGAAGGGTGGGTCACTTGCCCTTTCTGCCCAGCTCAAATCTCATGTACGACACCCTGACGGGGCGTGACGACCGCATAGGTTTCGAAGACATACTGAACATCGAAGAGTTCCGTGAGGAGATGGCACAACCTCACCTTCTTTTGGAGAAGCTTTGGGACAAATAG